A stretch of Canis aureus isolate CA01 chromosome 28, VMU_Caureus_v.1.0, whole genome shotgun sequence DNA encodes these proteins:
- the PEX2 gene encoding peroxisome biogenesis factor 2, producing MASREEKTKRTDRVLRISQLDALELNKALEQLVWAQFTQCFHGFKPGLLAHFEPEVKALLWLFLWRFTIYSKNATVGQSVLNIQYKNDFSPKLRYQPPSKNQKLWYAVCTIGGTWLEERCYDLFRNRHLASFGKARQCVNIMVGLLKLGGLINFLIFLQRGKFATLTERLLGIRSVFCKPQNVREVGFEYMNRELLWHGFAEFLIFLLPLINIQKLKAKLSSWCIPLTGAPTSDNTLATSGKQCSLCGEWPTMPHTIGCEHIFCYYCVKSSFLFDMYFTCPKCGTEVQSLQPLKSGIEMSEVNAL from the coding sequence ATGGCTTccagagaagagaagacaaagagGACAGACAGAGTGCTAAGAATAAGTCAGTTGGATGCTCTTGAACTCAACAAGGCCCTGGAGCAGCTGGTTTGGGCCCAGTTTACTCAGTGCTTTCACGGGTTTAAGCCAGGACTGTTAGCACACTTTGAACCAGAGGTGAAAGCGCTCCTGTGGCTTTTCTTGTGGCGATTCACCATCTACTCTAAAAATGCCACCGTGGGACAGTCTGTTTTGAATATTCAGTACAAAAACGATTTTTCCCCGAAGCTGAGGTACCAGCCGCCGAGTAAGAATCAGAAGCTGTGGTATGCTGTGTGTACGATTGGCGGGACGTGGCTAGAAGAGCGCTGCTACGACCTATTTCGAAACCGTCACTTGGCGTCGTTTGGGAAAGCCAGGCAGTGTGTGAACATCATGGTTGGACTTCTGAAATTAGGCGGGCTgattaatttcctgattttcctTCAGAGGGGCAAGTTTGCAACTTTGACAGAACGTCTCCTAGGCATTCGTTCTGTATTTTGCAAGCCCCAAAACGTACGTGAGGTTGGCTTTGAGTATATGAATAGGGAACTTCTCTGGCATGGTTTTGCAGagtttctgatttttctccttccGCTTATCAATATCCAGAAGTTGAAAGCTAAGTTATCTTCATGGTGTATTCCTCTTACCGGTGCTCCTACCAGTGACAATACACTAGCCACAAGCGGCAAACAGTGTTCTCTGTGTGGAGAGTGGCCCACCATGCCTCACACCATAGGATGTGAGCATATCTTCTGCTACTACTGTGTTAAGAGTAGTTTCTTATTTGACATGTACTTTACTTGCCCTAAGTGTGGCACAGAGGTACAGAGTCTGCAGCCACTGAAATCAGGAATCGAGATGTCAGAAGTGAATGCTCTTTAG